The Desulfonatronovibrio magnus sequence ATTTCCTGACGGTTATGTATGGCCTGCATAACAGCTGCTCGCTCCTTGCCACCACTGAATATGTCCCAGGTCACCTCCACCATGCCAAGGGCCTCATTTCTGGTACCACTGATGCCGGAATCATTTTGCTTTCGCTTAAGCTCTCCAATTAAATGCACTTCTGGCAGATACCTTGCTTGTCTGAATCGTATTTCATGATCAGCAATATCAATATTATGCTCTGCCAGATGCATATCAAGGCTTTTTTCAGAAGCTGCCTGAAGAGCCTCATGGATAGTTGCCGGCAGATAATCAAGAGGTCTGGCTGGACGGTACATTCTACCTACTTGCTCATCGGTGAGATCTAAACCAAAGACTGCCTTAAAGCGACTCCTGGCGTTTATTAGTTGTCCTTCAGCCCTGACTCGTGTGGCCCTGGCTGCTGCAAGCTGAGATTTGGCCTGCAGAACATCAGAAGCAAGACCAGCTCCTCTCGTTACCAGGGTTTCTTCAACTCCTGTTAAATCAACTATTCTCTTCTCTGATTGCCTGGCAAGCTCAAGCCTGCGCGCAAACCTGTAAACATCAAGATAAGCGCTGATACCCTGAAGCATTACATCCTGACGGGTAGCTAAGAGCTCTACTTCAGAGCGATTCAGCACAGCCAGAGACCGATCAATGCCGGCTCCGGAGCGACCAAAATCATAAATTAGCTGAGAAGCCCTGAGTGTCTGGTGATTTCTTGTTTTACTTGACGCAGACCTGCTGCTCGCTGGATCAATGTGCTCCTGACCAATATTGGCTGATGCGGAAACGTGTGGATACCACTCACCTCTTGTCTGTCTTACTCCCTGAATAGCGGACTGCCTGCCTGCTTCAGCGGCTTGTATAAGGTTATGCTCCTCAACAGCATTTTCAAGCAGTTGATAAAGAGACATGGAGTGCGCTTTTGGAATCAACAAACAGGAAAAGACAAAAAAAACCAGCACGGATATCCTGATCATAAAACACCTCAATGAAAAAAATGATGTTTAAAATACAAATTTTAGAAGCGCCTCATCCGGGCGGCCCGGGACCGAACCTGCGAGTAACTGTCTTTAAAGTGGAGCCTGCATCCTGCAGGCTATTAAATTCCTGGCGGCTGGAAGCCGCCTCCACCTTGAAGAACTGTCACATATTTGTTCCCCTGGGGCGGCCCGGGACCGAACCTGCGAGTAACTGTCTTTAAAGTGGAGCCTGCATCCTGCAGGCTATTAAATTCCTGGCGGCTGGAAGCCGCCTCCACATTGAAGAACAGACCCGTACTTGCCCCTTGTTCCCAGGCTCCAGCCTGGGAACAAGAAAAAATCTGGATTCCGGCTTTCGCCGGAATGACGATAAAGAGTAATAGTTTGCTTTAACCGTCACCCCGGACTTGATCCGGGGTCCAGTTTTTTTTGAAGTTACTTGTAAGCTCCTAACCCGGGCGCGCCCGGGACCGAACCTGCGAGTAACTAAAGATTAGCCTTAGCGCGTTAGAGATTGCCGCCCTCGAAGACTCGCTCGCAATGACACCTGAGCTGTCAGGGATGTAGTTGCTGAAAACCTGTCACCCACGAGGGAGCCTAAGCGACCGAAGCAATCTGCATGGCAAAACCATAATACACTGATTTTATTACATATACGATTGCAGTTAATTATCAAGTAAAGCACATAATGGTCA is a genomic window containing:
- a CDS encoding TolC family protein; amino-acid sequence: MIRISVLVFFVFSCLLIPKAHSMSLYQLLENAVEEHNLIQAAEAGRQSAIQGVRQTRGEWYPHVSASANIGQEHIDPASSRSASSKTRNHQTLRASQLIYDFGRSGAGIDRSLAVLNRSEVELLATRQDVMLQGISAYLDVYRFARRLELARQSEKRIVDLTGVEETLVTRGAGLASDVLQAKSQLAAARATRVRAEGQLINARSRFKAVFGLDLTDEQVGRMYRPARPLDYLPATIHEALQAASEKSLDMHLAEHNIDIADHEIRFRQARYLPEVHLIGELKRKQNDSGISGTRNEALGMVEVTWDIFSGGKERAAVMQAIHNRQEMERVRDDQEYLVQERVVTAWQNLITSRETARFLKDQAEILEEFLELAMRERMLGTRSLLDVLNGEVTYLAALSNSISAEIDQDLAMYSMLYTMGTLELDVLR